In Promicromonospora sp. Populi, one genomic interval encodes:
- the nadC gene encoding carboxylating nicotinate-nucleotide diphosphorylase — translation MSTLPVFATPSTVTPGLDAAWVARIVEVALDEDLGPAPGRDVTSQATIPPSATGVAELVAREDGVVAGLLVVPEVLGQVAARLGLPAPEATFHVQDGAAVTAGQVLASLAGRTQVLLVAERTLLNLASRASGVATATRAFARELAGTGAQVLDTRKTTPGLRALQKYAVRAGGGTNKRMGLYDVAMVKDNHVVAAGSVAAAIRAVRENFPDVQIQVEADTTAQALEALASGADFLLLDNMEPGLLAETVAAVRAREGRDGVPAHVELEATGNLTLETASKVAATGVDYLSVGALTHSAPILDLALDLRG, via the coding sequence GTGAGCACCCTCCCCGTCTTCGCCACCCCCTCCACGGTCACCCCCGGGCTCGACGCCGCCTGGGTCGCCCGCATCGTCGAGGTAGCCCTCGACGAGGACCTGGGGCCCGCCCCCGGGCGGGACGTGACCTCGCAGGCGACCATCCCGCCGTCGGCCACCGGAGTGGCGGAGCTCGTGGCGCGCGAGGACGGTGTGGTCGCGGGCCTCTTGGTGGTGCCCGAGGTGCTGGGCCAGGTCGCGGCCCGGCTGGGCCTGCCGGCCCCGGAGGCCACCTTCCACGTGCAGGACGGCGCCGCCGTGACCGCGGGCCAGGTCCTGGCGAGCCTCGCGGGCCGCACCCAGGTGCTGCTCGTGGCCGAACGCACCCTGCTCAACCTGGCGAGCCGTGCCTCCGGCGTGGCGACGGCGACCCGGGCGTTCGCCCGCGAGCTGGCGGGGACGGGCGCGCAGGTGCTCGACACCCGCAAGACCACGCCGGGCCTGCGCGCCCTGCAGAAGTACGCCGTGCGCGCCGGCGGTGGCACGAACAAGCGCATGGGCCTGTACGACGTCGCCATGGTCAAGGACAACCACGTGGTCGCCGCCGGATCGGTCGCCGCCGCGATCCGCGCCGTGCGCGAGAACTTCCCCGACGTCCAGATCCAGGTCGAGGCCGACACGACCGCCCAGGCCCTGGAGGCCCTGGCCTCGGGCGCCGACTTCCTGCTGCTGGACAACATGGAGCCCGGGCTGCTTGCCGAGACCGTCGCCGCCGTCCGCGCGCGGGAAGGTCGCGACGGCGTCCCGGCGCACGTCGAGCTCGAGGCGACCGGAAACCTGACCCTGGAGACGGCAAGCAAGGTCGCGGCCACGGGCGTGGACTACCTCTCGGTAGGCGCCCTGACCCACAGCGCTCCGATCCTGGACCTGGCCCTGGACCTCCGGGGCTAA
- a CDS encoding NRAMP family divalent metal transporter, protein MSDPSHEPATTSAETPQTGPPPSVRRYAAERRRSLLGALFLMATSAIGPGFITQTATFTQQLGAAFAFGILASILLDLAVQMNVWRMITLTGKRASVLANDALPGSGYVLAVLIVFGGLIFNIGNTAGAGLGLNALFGLDPRLGGAISAVIAIAIFLAKRAGAVVDRVVIVAGVVMILLTVFVAVLSDPPVGEALRQTVLPDTINFATITTIVGGTVGGYITYAGAHKLLDSGTAGPEHIREVNRAAVNGILVTGIMRYVLFLAILGVVASGVVLDVAGNPAGDAFSAAAGETGLRIFGAVFWIAAITSVIGAAYTSVSFLPVFSARITGRTADLWTVGFIVVSLAVYLAIGTAPATLLVFVGGVNGLILPIGLTLFMYIGWFRGSLLGKARYPRWLLVVGTLATVVTWYMAVNAVGPIFDLLSA, encoded by the coding sequence ATGTCCGACCCGAGCCACGAGCCCGCGACCACATCGGCCGAGACCCCGCAGACCGGCCCGCCCCCCAGCGTCAGGAGGTACGCGGCGGAGCGACGACGCTCCCTGCTGGGTGCCCTCTTCCTCATGGCGACGTCCGCCATCGGCCCCGGATTCATCACCCAGACGGCCACGTTCACCCAGCAGCTCGGCGCCGCGTTCGCGTTCGGCATCCTGGCCTCGATCCTGCTGGACCTGGCCGTGCAGATGAACGTGTGGCGCATGATCACGCTGACCGGCAAGCGCGCGAGCGTGCTGGCCAACGACGCCCTGCCGGGCAGCGGCTACGTGCTGGCCGTGCTCATCGTCTTCGGCGGCCTCATCTTCAACATCGGCAACACCGCCGGCGCGGGCCTCGGCCTGAACGCCCTGTTCGGCCTCGACCCCCGGCTGGGCGGGGCGATCAGCGCCGTCATCGCCATCGCCATCTTCCTCGCCAAGCGCGCCGGGGCCGTCGTCGACCGGGTGGTGATCGTCGCCGGCGTGGTGATGATCCTGCTGACCGTGTTCGTCGCGGTCCTGTCCGACCCGCCCGTGGGCGAGGCGCTGCGGCAGACGGTGCTGCCCGACACGATCAACTTCGCCACGATCACGACGATCGTCGGCGGCACCGTGGGCGGCTACATCACGTACGCCGGCGCGCACAAGCTCCTCGACTCCGGCACCGCGGGACCGGAGCACATCCGCGAGGTCAACCGGGCCGCCGTCAACGGCATCCTCGTCACCGGGATCATGCGGTACGTGCTGTTCCTGGCGATCCTCGGCGTCGTCGCCTCCGGCGTGGTGCTGGACGTCGCCGGCAACCCGGCGGGAGACGCGTTCTCCGCCGCCGCCGGCGAGACGGGCCTGCGCATCTTCGGCGCCGTGTTCTGGATCGCCGCGATCACGAGCGTCATCGGGGCCGCCTACACGTCCGTCTCGTTCCTGCCGGTGTTCTCCGCCAGGATCACCGGCCGGACCGCCGACCTGTGGACGGTCGGCTTCATCGTCGTCTCGCTGGCGGTCTACCTGGCGATCGGCACCGCGCCGGCCACCCTGCTCGTGTTCGTGGGCGGCGTGAACGGGCTCATCCTGCCCATCGGCCTGACCCTGTTCATGTACATCGGCTGGTTCCGCGGATCGCTCCTGGGCAAGGCGAGGTACCCGCGCTGGCTCCTGGTGGTCGGCACGCTGGCCACCGTGGTCACCTGGTACATGGCGGTCAACGCGGTGGGCCCGATCTTCGACCTGCTGTCCGCCTGA
- a CDS encoding GntR family transcriptional regulator, producing the protein MQPDRAERSADAIRELIVSGRLTPGQRLSEQAVSESLDVSRNTLREAFRILVHEGLLVRRPNAGVAVARPALADIVDIYRLRRLIEVPVLAAGDPAHPGARIMRDAVDAALAARLGGDWRDIAAANMRFHAGIVALAGSPRLDRVHANLSAELRLSFGLLGDNGAFFDGFVDRNAGLLRRFTAGDADGAAADLNRYLTDSERTLQAMVDGAAGGGPAGDGATDTAPDGAADAADTVSP; encoded by the coding sequence GTGCAGCCCGATCGCGCCGAACGCAGCGCAGACGCAATCCGCGAGCTCATCGTCTCCGGACGCCTGACCCCCGGGCAGCGGCTCTCGGAGCAGGCGGTGAGCGAGTCGCTCGACGTGTCCCGCAACACCCTGCGCGAGGCCTTCCGGATCCTGGTCCACGAGGGCCTCCTGGTGCGGCGGCCCAATGCCGGCGTCGCCGTGGCGCGGCCCGCCCTGGCCGACATCGTGGACATCTACCGGCTCCGGCGGCTCATCGAGGTCCCGGTGCTCGCCGCCGGCGACCCGGCCCACCCGGGAGCCCGGATCATGCGGGACGCCGTCGACGCGGCCCTCGCCGCCCGGCTCGGCGGCGACTGGCGCGACATCGCCGCCGCGAACATGCGCTTCCACGCCGGGATAGTGGCGCTCGCGGGCAGCCCGCGCCTCGACCGCGTGCACGCGAACCTCTCCGCCGAGCTGCGCCTGTCGTTCGGCCTGCTCGGCGACAACGGAGCGTTCTTCGACGGTTTTGTCGACCGCAACGCCGGCCTGCTGCGCCGGTTCACGGCCGGTGACGCCGACGGCGCCGCGGCCGACCTGAACCGCTACCTCACGGACTCGGAGCGGACGCTCCAGGCCATGGTGGACGGCGCCGCCGGCGGCGGTCCAGCGGGTGACGGTGCCACGGACACGGCTCCCGATGGTGCCGCCGACGCTGCGGATACGGTGAGCCCGTGA